The Triticum dicoccoides isolate Atlit2015 ecotype Zavitan chromosome 6A, WEW_v2.0, whole genome shotgun sequence genome has a window encoding:
- the LOC119317446 gene encoding B3 domain-containing protein Os02g0683500-like, with protein sequence MEFTATSSRFSKGEEEVEEEQEEASMPREIPFMTAAAATSAAAPSASASASTPASAAVSASPAGSSPPFRSGDDAGASGSGGGGGGVAEAVEKEHMFDKVVTPSDVGKLNRLVIPKQYAEKYFPLDSAANEKGLLLNFEDSAGKPWRFRYSYWNSSQSYVMTKGWSRFVKEKRLDAGDTVSFSRGAGEAARHRLFIDWKRRADTRDPLRLPRLPLPMPLTSHYSPWGLGAGGRGFFMPPSPPATLYEHRLRQGFDFRGMNPSYPTMGRQVILFGSAARMPPHTPAPLLVPRPPPPLHFTVQQQGSGAGVSVTAGSPVVLDSVPVIESPTTATKKRVRLFGVNLDNPQHPGDGGDESSNYGSALPLQMPASAWRPRDHTLRLLEFPSHGAGAEASSPSSSSSSKREAHSGLDLDL encoded by the coding sequence ATGGAGTTTACTGCGACAAGCAGTAGGTTTTctaaaggagaggaggaggtggaggaggagcaggaagaggcgtcGATGCCGCGCGAGATCCCTTTCATGACAGCCGCGgccgccaccagcgccgccgcGCCTTCTGCTTCTGCGTCGGCCTCGACACCCGCGTCAGCGGCCGTGTCTGCGTCGCCGGCTGGAAGTAGCCCTCCCTTTCGGTCTGGGGATGACGCCGGAGCGTCGgggagcgggggcggcggcggcggcgtggcggaGGCGGTGGAGAAGGAGCACATGTTCGACAAGGTGGTGACGCCGAGCGACGTGGGGAAGCTGAACCGGCTGGTCATCCCCAAGCAGTACGCCGAGAAGTACTTcccgctggactcggcggccaacgAGAAGGGCCTCCTGCTCAACTTCGAGGACAGCGCCGGGAAGCCATGGCGCTTCCGCTATTCCTACTGGAACAGCAGCCAGAGCTACGTCATGACCAAAGGGTGGAGCCGCTTCGTCAAGGAGAAGCGCCTCGACGCTGGGGACACCGTCTCCTTCTCGCGCGGCGCCGGCGAGGCCGCGCGACACCGCCTCTTCATCGACTGGAAGCGCCGGGCCGACACCAGAGACCCGCTCCGCTTGCCCCGCCTCCCGCTTCCGATGCCGCTAACGTCGCACTACAGCCCGTGGGGCCTCGGCGCCGGCGGCAGAGGGTTCTTCATGCCGCCCTCGCCGCCAGCCACGCTCTACGAGCACCGTCTCCGTCAGGGCTTCGACTTCCGCGGCATGAACCCCAGTTACCCCACAATGGGGAGGCAGGTCATCCTCTTCGGCTCGGCCGCCAGGATGCCTCCGCACACACCAGCACCACTCCTcgtgccgcgcccgccgccgccgctgcacttCACAGTGCAACAGCAAGGCAGCGGCGCCGGCGTAAGTGTAACCGCAGGGTCCCCAGTGGTGCTAGATTCGGTGCCGGTAATCGAAAGCCCGACGACGGCAACCAAGAAGCGCGTGCGCTTGTTCGGCGTGAACCTTGACAACCCGCAGCATCCCGGCGATGGCGGGGACGAGTCGAGCAATTATGGCAGTGCACTGCCATTGCAGATGCCCGCATCAGCATGGCGGCCAAGGGACCATACGCTGAGGCTGCTAGAGTTCCCCTCGCATGGTGCCGGTGCCGAGGCATCgtctccgtcgtcgtcgtcgtcttccaaGAGGGAGGCGCATTCAGGCTTGGATCTCGATCTGTGA
- the LOC119315928 gene encoding uncharacterized protein LOC119315928: MYVLDSPDLDEEDAGVTHESMAVSLGQEALEVRLAGASLVVGSPEVLGRRQGQVAPDPLVPTAVLQVERTAATASAGGVGLGQEALVPTPSGISTSPTRSPSPRPTPGAATREEVIAFGGIRDPASEGRRTSSRLQDLPEVDDLQQRCAMRAAKLRDVESTTGYLPSNGSYPFLVATHSDGGQGAFGYCCYPMGDGSSGYIQPVWMAVV, translated from the exons ATGTATGTTTTGGATTCTCCTGATTTGGATGAGGAGGACGCCGGTGTTACCCATGAGTCCATGGCGGTGTctttggggcaggaggccctggagGTCCGTCTCGCGGGAGCCTCGTTGGTGGTGGGGTCGCCGGAGGTGCTAGGCAGGCGTCAGGGGCAGGTGGCCCCTGACCCTCTAGTACCGACGGCGGTCCTGCAGGTGGAGCGCACGGCTGCCACGGCGTCGGCTGGGGGGGTCGGACTAGGGCAGGAGGCCCTGGTGCCAACTCCGTCAGGCATCTCCACATCTCCTACGCGGTCCCCCTCTCCCAGACCTACTCCGGGAGCCGCTACTCGGGAGGAGGTGATCGCGTTCGGAGGGATCCGAGACCCTGCTTCCGAGGGGAGGCGGACGAGCTCTCGTCTCCAGGACCTTCCGGAGGTTGATGATTTGCAGCAGAGGTGCGCTATGCGGGCGGCCAAGCTGCGTGATGTGGAGAGCACAACAG gttatcttccgagcaaCGGCTCTTATCCGttcctggtcgctactcactccgacggaggccagggagcttttggttactgctgctatccgatgggagatggtagctcgggatatattcagccggtttggatggcggtcgtgtaa